A single genomic interval of Polynucleobacter necessarius harbors:
- the secY gene encoding preprotein translocase subunit SecY: MALAPTNNASTAASGGKFGELRQRLVFLVLALLVFRLGAHIPVPGIDTDQLAQLFSGQKDGILGMFNLFSGGALSRFTIFALGIMPYISASIIMQLMTIVVPSLESLKKEGQAGQRKITQYTRYGTVFLATFQALGISVALQAQPGLVINPGLMFELNTVVTLVTGTMFLMWLGEQITERGLGNGISIIIFGGIISGLPNALASLLELVRTGSMNIISALLIVVICVAVTYFVVFVERGQRRLLVNYAKRQVGNKIYGGQSSYFPLKLNMASVIPPIFASSIILFPATIAGWFTSGEPTNMFSRIIKDLAATLAPGQPVYTILYAAAIIFFCFFYTALVFNSRETAENLKKSGAFVPGIRPGDQTARYIDKILVRLTLAGSIYMVLVCLLPEFLVLKYNVPFYFGGTSLLIIVVVAMDFMAQVQSFVMQQQYGSLMKKANFKMGA; encoded by the coding sequence ATGGCATTAGCACCTACCAATAACGCAAGCACCGCAGCATCAGGTGGCAAGTTTGGCGAATTACGCCAACGCTTAGTCTTCCTGGTGTTGGCTTTGCTCGTGTTCCGTTTGGGTGCTCATATTCCAGTTCCTGGTATTGATACAGACCAATTGGCGCAGCTGTTCTCTGGTCAAAAAGACGGTATCTTGGGAATGTTCAATCTGTTCTCAGGTGGCGCTTTATCTCGCTTTACCATATTTGCTTTGGGAATCATGCCTTACATTTCCGCATCGATCATCATGCAGTTAATGACGATTGTTGTTCCTTCTTTAGAGTCTTTGAAAAAAGAAGGTCAAGCAGGTCAACGTAAGATTACTCAGTACACCCGCTATGGCACTGTGTTCTTGGCTACATTCCAGGCTTTAGGTATTTCTGTTGCATTGCAAGCTCAACCAGGTTTGGTGATTAACCCAGGCTTAATGTTTGAATTGAACACCGTGGTGACCCTAGTAACTGGCACGATGTTCCTCATGTGGCTTGGCGAGCAAATTACTGAGCGTGGTCTTGGTAACGGTATCTCCATCATTATTTTTGGCGGTATTATTTCTGGTCTGCCAAATGCATTAGCTAGCTTGTTAGAGCTGGTTCGCACTGGCTCAATGAATATTATTTCCGCATTGCTCATCGTAGTGATTTGCGTGGCGGTGACTTATTTTGTGGTGTTTGTAGAGCGCGGTCAGCGCCGTCTCTTGGTGAACTATGCTAAGCGTCAAGTTGGCAACAAGATTTACGGTGGCCAATCCTCTTATTTCCCATTGAAGTTAAATATGGCGAGTGTTATTCCTCCAATTTTTGCTTCTTCAATCATTTTGTTCCCTGCAACAATTGCTGGCTGGTTTACATCAGGCGAGCCAACCAATATGTTTAGCAGAATTATTAAAGATTTAGCAGCGACTTTAGCCCCAGGTCAGCCTGTTTACACAATTTTGTATGCAGCTGCGATTATTTTCTTCTGCTTCTTCTATACCGCTTTGGTATTTAACAGCCGTGAAACTGCTGAGAACTTGAAGAAGAGCGGTGCATTTGTTCCAGGTATTCGTCCAGGTGACCAGACAGCGCGTTATATCGATAAGATCTTGGTGCGTTTGACTCTAGCAGGCTCTATTTATATGGTTCTGGTTTGCTTGTTGCCAGAATTCTTGGTGTTGAAGTACAACGTGCCGTTCTATTTCGGTGGTACTTCATTGTTGATTATTGTGGTTGTTGCAATGGATTTCATGGCTCAAGTTCAGTCATTTGTTATGCAACAGCAGTACGGCTCTTTGATGAAAAAAGCTAACTTTAAGATGGGCGCTTAA
- the infA gene encoding translation initiation factor IF-1, with the protein MSKDDVIQMAGEVVENLPNAMFRVKLENGHVVLGHISGKMRMHYIRILPGDKVTVEMTPYDLTRARIIFRAK; encoded by the coding sequence ATGTCTAAAGACGATGTAATTCAGATGGCGGGAGAAGTTGTAGAGAATTTGCCGAACGCGATGTTTCGCGTGAAGCTGGAAAACGGACATGTGGTGTTAGGGCACATTTCTGGCAAGATGCGGATGCACTACATCCGTATTTTGCCGGGAGATAAGGTGACAGTGGAGATGACTCCTTACGACCTGACGCGTGCCAGAATTATTTTCCGTGCGAAGTAA
- the rpmJ gene encoding 50S ribosomal protein L36: MKVLASVKCICRNCKIIKRKRVVRVICSSDARHKQRQG, from the coding sequence ATGAAAGTTTTAGCATCCGTTAAGTGTATTTGCAGAAATTGTAAGATCATTAAGCGCAAACGCGTTGTGCGCGTGATCTGTTCTTCAGACGCACGTCATAAGCAGCGTCAAGGCTGA
- the rpsM gene encoding 30S ribosomal protein S13, whose translation MARIAGVNIPNHQHTVIGLTAIFGIGTTRAHQICNITGVAIDKKVKDLTDGDLEKLRDEVGKFVTEGDLRRAVTMSIKRLMDLGCYRGVRHRKGLPVRGQRTKTNARTRKGPRKSGVQLKK comes from the coding sequence ATGGCACGTATCGCTGGGGTAAACATCCCAAATCATCAACATACTGTCATCGGTTTGACAGCAATTTTTGGCATCGGCACAACTCGTGCACACCAAATCTGCAATATCACAGGTGTTGCAATAGACAAAAAAGTTAAAGATCTTACTGACGGTGACTTGGAAAAGTTGCGTGATGAAGTAGGTAAGTTCGTCACGGAAGGCGATCTTCGTCGTGCAGTAACTATGAGCATCAAGCGATTGATGGACTTAGGTTGCTACCGTGGCGTTCGTCATCGTAAGGGCTTGCCTGTACGTGGTCAACGTACTAAGACAAACGCGCGTACCCGTAAGGGCCCACGTAAGTCTGGCGTGCAACTGAAGAAATAA
- the rpsK gene encoding 30S ribosomal protein S11, which translates to MAQQKSAAAASQRARKKVKKNVSDGIAHVHASFNNTIITITDRQGNVLSWATSGGQGFKGSRKSTPFAAQVAAEVAGKTAIECGIKHLEVQIKGPGPGRESAVRALNSLGIKITEIQDVTPVPHNGCRPPKRRRI; encoded by the coding sequence ATGGCACAACAAAAATCTGCTGCAGCTGCTTCACAGCGCGCTCGTAAGAAAGTTAAAAAGAACGTTTCTGACGGTATTGCACACGTTCATGCTTCGTTTAATAACACCATTATTACGATCACTGATCGTCAAGGAAATGTGCTTTCATGGGCAACTTCTGGCGGCCAGGGCTTCAAAGGCTCACGTAAATCAACACCTTTTGCGGCGCAGGTAGCTGCAGAAGTTGCTGGTAAGACAGCCATTGAATGTGGTATCAAGCACCTGGAAGTTCAGATCAAAGGCCCAGGCCCAGGTCGTGAATCAGCAGTTCGCGCATTGAACTCTTTGGGCATCAAGATCACCGAGATTCAAGACGTAACTCCAGTTCCACACAATGGTTGTCGTCCTCCTAAGCGTCGTCGTATCTAA
- the rpsD gene encoding 30S ribosomal protein S4 — MARYLGPKAKLARREGIDLFLKSARRAMSDKCKLDTKPGQHGRTSGSRTSDYGHQLREKQKVKRIYGVLERQFRRYFAEAERRKGNTGETLLQLLESRLDNVVYRMGFGSTRAEARQLVAHCAILLNGQPVNIPSIQVKPGDVVAIREKAKKQARITESLNLVGQMAAVTWVSVDAAKLEGTFKQVPDREEIRGEINESFIVELYSR; from the coding sequence GTGGCACGTTACTTAGGGCCTAAGGCCAAATTAGCACGTCGGGAAGGTATCGACTTATTTTTAAAGAGCGCACGTCGCGCCATGTCAGACAAGTGCAAGTTAGATACTAAGCCTGGTCAACATGGTCGTACATCTGGCTCAAGAACATCCGATTACGGCCATCAATTGCGTGAAAAGCAAAAGGTTAAACGTATCTATGGCGTATTAGAGCGTCAATTCCGTCGTTACTTCGCTGAAGCCGAGCGTCGTAAGGGCAATACTGGTGAAACATTGCTCCAATTGCTTGAGTCACGTTTAGACAACGTGGTTTATCGCATGGGCTTTGGTTCAACACGCGCTGAAGCACGTCAGCTGGTTGCTCACTGTGCAATTTTGCTCAATGGCCAACCCGTGAATATTCCATCCATTCAGGTTAAACCTGGTGATGTAGTTGCTATTCGCGAAAAAGCGAAGAAGCAAGCGCGTATTACAGAATCACTCAATTTGGTCGGACAAATGGCAGCTGTTACTTGGGTTTCAGTTGACGCAGCCAAGCTCGAGGGAACATTTAAGCAAGTGCCTGACCGCGAAGAGATTAGAGGTGAAATTAATGAAAGTTTTATTGTCGAATTGTATTCACGTTAA
- a CDS encoding DNA-directed RNA polymerase subunit alpha yields MQTNLLKPKIISVEALTANQAKVVMESFERGYGHTLGNALRRVLLSSMVGYAPTEVAIAGVVHEYSTLDGVQEDVVNLLLNLKGIVFKLQSRDEVTINLRKEGPGVVTAKDIDLPHDVEIMNPDHVIAHLSAGGKLDMQIKVEKGRGYVPGNVRQYNDEATKIIGRIVLDASFSPVSRVSYAVESARVEQRTDLDRLVMTIETNGVLSPEEAIRQAASMLVDQLAVFAALESSEVSGDLTPSRSSMVDPMLMRPVDDLELTVRSANCLKAENIYYIGDLIQRTENELLKTPNLGRKSLNEIKDVLAARGLSLGIKLESWPPANLEK; encoded by the coding sequence ATGCAAACAAATTTGCTCAAGCCAAAGATTATTTCTGTTGAAGCGCTTACCGCCAACCAAGCTAAGGTTGTTATGGAGTCGTTCGAGCGTGGCTATGGCCACACACTCGGAAATGCATTACGTCGTGTACTGTTGTCCTCGATGGTTGGTTATGCGCCAACTGAAGTAGCTATTGCTGGTGTTGTTCATGAGTACTCCACATTGGATGGAGTGCAAGAGGATGTAGTAAACCTCTTATTGAACCTCAAGGGTATCGTATTTAAGTTGCAGTCACGTGACGAAGTTACTATCAATTTGCGTAAAGAAGGCCCAGGCGTTGTAACCGCAAAAGATATTGATTTGCCACATGATGTAGAAATCATGAATCCTGATCACGTTATCGCTCACTTGTCCGCTGGCGGCAAGTTGGATATGCAGATCAAGGTTGAAAAAGGCCGTGGCTATGTTCCAGGTAACGTTCGTCAGTACAACGATGAAGCCACTAAGATCATTGGCCGTATTGTGTTGGATGCGTCATTCAGCCCAGTAAGCCGTGTTAGCTATGCTGTTGAGTCTGCTCGTGTTGAGCAACGTACTGACCTCGATCGTCTCGTAATGACTATCGAAACAAACGGCGTGTTGTCTCCTGAAGAGGCGATTCGTCAAGCGGCTAGCATGTTGGTTGATCAGTTAGCTGTATTCGCGGCTCTTGAGAGCAGCGAAGTTTCTGGTGATTTGACACCAAGCCGCTCTTCAATGGTTGACCCAATGTTGATGCGTCCGGTTGATGATCTCGAGCTCACAGTTCGCTCTGCAAACTGCTTGAAGGCTGAGAACATTTACTACATCGGTGACTTGATTCAACGTACAGAGAATGAATTGTTGAAGACGCCTAATTTAGGTCGCAAATCTTTGAATGAAATCAAAGATGTATTGGCGGCTCGTGGCTTAAGTCTTGGCATAAAACTCGAAAGCTGGCCTCCAGCTAATCTCGAGAAATAA
- the rplQ gene encoding 50S ribosomal protein L17, translating into MRHGNGLRKLNRTSSHRLAMLRNMSNSLLEHEVIKTTLPKAKELRMVVEPLITLGKKDNLANRRLAFNRTRDRDIVTKLFKELGPRYATRPGGYLRILKFGFRHGDNAPMALVELVDRLEVEETASVAEEV; encoded by the coding sequence ATGCGTCACGGAAACGGCTTACGCAAACTAAACAGAACATCATCACATCGCTTGGCGATGCTGCGCAATATGTCCAATTCTCTTTTGGAGCACGAAGTCATTAAAACGACTTTGCCAAAAGCTAAAGAATTGCGCATGGTTGTTGAGCCTTTGATTACATTGGGTAAAAAAGATAACTTAGCAAACCGTCGCTTAGCATTTAATCGTACACGTGATCGCGATATCGTGACAAAGCTCTTCAAAGAACTCGGCCCACGTTACGCAACACGTCCAGGTGGCTACCTTCGTATTTTGAAGTTTGGCTTCCGTCATGGCGATAATGCACCAATGGCTTTGGTTGAGTTGGTGGATCGCCTAGAAGTTGAAGAAACAGCATCAGTAGCTGAAGAGGTGTAA
- the cutA gene encoding divalent-cation tolerance protein CutA, translated as MSKNSPASSSTLLVVATSLPSVELAKTMARAMVENYLAACVQLTEGIQSIYRWEGKIFEEKEVLLSAKTTEAKWLEISTFIKNAHPYDLPEILAFSPEQYEKQYGKWVESEVNLKS; from the coding sequence ATGTCTAAAAATTCCCCGGCCTCTTCCAGCACGCTTTTAGTAGTGGCAACAAGCCTACCAAGCGTGGAGCTTGCCAAAACTATGGCTCGTGCCATGGTGGAAAACTATTTAGCCGCTTGCGTTCAGTTGACCGAGGGCATTCAATCAATTTATCGTTGGGAAGGTAAGATTTTCGAAGAGAAAGAGGTGTTGCTATCCGCTAAAACTACTGAAGCTAAGTGGCTTGAGATAAGCACCTTTATTAAAAATGCACATCCTTATGATCTTCCTGAGATATTGGCTTTTTCTCCTGAGCAATATGAAAAGCAATACGGCAAATGGGTAGAGTCTGAGGTAAATTTGAAGTCATGA